The DNA sequence CATCAAGTGTCTCAAATGGGATCTCACAAACCATCGCGGTTTCGAGCGCCTGGGAGAAACTCGGATGTTGGCCGCCATTGATTGCGTCGAAACCGACCAAATCGCCAGCCAGATGGAAGCCAGTAATCTGCTCATCCCCCTGTTCTGTTATTGTGTAGCTTTTAATCGTCCCGGATCGAATAGCATACAGTGAATTTAAATCATCCCCAGCTTTGAAAAGAGTATGTCCCTTCTGGATCGGCTTTTTCCGCTCGATAATATTATCAAGCTGATCAAGCTCATGTTCATTCAGGGTAAAAGGGATGCAAAGTTGACTGATGCTACAATCCTGACAGTGTATAGCACAACCGCCAGACTGAATTCGTCTGCTGATAATACGCTTTTCAGGGATCATAGTAATTTGCTTATGGTTATTTTGACTGATGTCAATTTACCATTTTTCGCAGAATTAATAAAACTCGCTGATAAGGCTATCTGCAATAAAAAACACGCGTTGTTAAGTGGTTTCATCAACCAGCGGGGTAAAAAGCTTACCAGCATCCCTGCCAGAAAACAGATCTCAGCAGACGCCAAAATCACCATCTTCATGATAATGGTTGACCAAACCCGATGATATTTCTACTTTTTTATCAGCAGTATCATCAAGGCGCTGGCAATATAACGTCTCTCCGACAACATCAACCACAACCATTTTCGGGCCACCCTGTTTAGGCTGAACAATATCCCCTTTATTAAACATAATTACCTCGCTGTTACATAATTATAGAAATCATTATATATCTTTATTGAAAAAGATTCCTGGAAGTGCCAAATATTTCGTTCTGCTTCTGATTGTTACTACCAGGGAACAGTACGGCCCTGGTAATCAAGATACTCCAGCCCCGGCCGTTGTTGTTTTTCCAGCAACACCCCCACTAAGCGAGGTATCGTCTCTTCAATGGTCAAAGGCGCATCATCACCCCCTAATGCTGTTTTGATCGAGCCTGGCGCCATAACCATCAGGGGGCGGGAGCCTGCGTCCTGTCTGGCGGCAAAACTTCGCATAAACATATTCAGGGCGGCTTTACTGCCCCGGTATAACTCCCGGTGCCCGGCTATGTTATTTGTAATGCTACCCTGACCCGAAGACATGACTCCAATGAGCCCATCATCACGTAACAAGTGTTGTAATGCTTCCACCGCCCTCATCGGGGATAAAGCATTAGTCACCATGACCTGAATGAACTCATCAGTACTGACCTCGGCAATGGTTTGAGTCGGGTCCTGATTCGGTATACCCGCATTAACAAACAACATATCGAAAACCTGTCCTGCCAGATTTTCACCGAGATCCATTAGCTGTTGTTGGTCATTGATATCGAGTGTTTCAATGGTAACCTGACCTGGATGACGTTCAGCAAGCGTGTGTAGCGGGGTAAGCATACGTTGATCGCGGACTGTTGCAGTCACATGCCAGTCGTGACCAATAAACGTTTCAACGATGGCATGCCCAAGCCCACGTGATGCACCGATAATTAATATTTTTTTCAATGTGTTGTCCTTCCGAAAACAAGATGTCAGCGCTTCTGTATACACCATTGAGTGCCAACTATCACACTCCGTGGCGCTAATACACGCGTCTTTGTCGCGAATCACACCACAACGTCTATACTGTAGCCTGGTAATAAACAAAGTGGAGAACAATGATGACAATTCATAAAAAAGGTCAGGCACATTGGGAAGGTGATATCAAAAAAGGTAAGGGAACCATCTCAACGGAAAGTGGAGCACTGGATGCCCAACCTTATGGATTCAACACTCGCTTTGAGGATAAACCGGGTACAAACCCGGAAGAGCTGATTGGTGCAGCCCACGCTGCTTGTTTTTCAATGGCACTCTCTTTAATGCTGGGAAATGAGGGGTTCACCCCGGAAAGTATTGATACCGAAGCGGATGTTTCTCTCGATAAAGTCGATGGGGGATTTAAAATCACTAGGGTAGCGCTGTCATCCCGCATTACACTGCCTGGCATTGATGCTGATATTTTCGATAAAATCATCACTCAGGCAAAACAGGGATGCCCAGTTTCACAACTGCTGAATGCAGACATCACGCTGGACTATACTCTAAACTAAGTATACACCAGCAATGAAAAATCCCTGCGTTGCAGGGATTTTTTTAGTACCGCTAACCGTTGATACGCAATTGTGGATACCGTCTCATACTCCACGCGCACCACACCAGAGAAACGAGGCCAATCAACGCACCGACATAGCCGATCTTATCCATATCCCAGTGTAAACTGACCTGATTACCAAGCAGAGCACCCGCACCAATGCCAAGGTTATAGATTCCTGACATCAACGCCATCGCAACATCCGTCGCATCCGGTGCCAGCGCCAGTACCCTAATTTGCACAGCCAGACCAATCACCATCATCGCCATGCCCCATGAGATACACAATACTGAGATTGCGATATCATGTGTTGCTGCGATATATAGCGACAACATACACAGTGAAATAAGGCCAATGGCAGTGAGCAGAAAAGTGGCCGGAAATCGGTTACCAAACGTACTGAAAAATACGCTACCGAAAATACCAGCAGCCCCGAAAATCAGCAGCAGAAACGTGGTGAAATTCTCACCCATTTTTGCAATGTGCTGAATGAAAGGCTCAATATAGCTGTATGCCGTATAGTGTGCGGTAACCACCATCACGATTAACAAATAAAGTGCGACCAGCGCCGGGCGTTTAAATAATAGTGGAACACTTTTCAGTGAACCAGAATGTTCACTGGGTAATTTAGGCAGTAAGCGGGCTAAGAAAACCATAGTGAGCAGAGCCACGGCACCAATCACGGCAAACGTCATCCGCCAGCCCAGATATTGGCCAATCATGCGACCGATGGGAAGTCCGAGTACCATTGCAAGGGCTGTCCCCGTTGCCAGCATACCCAGTGCCTGATTTTTCTTACCAGCAGGTGCCACCCGGATAGCCAGTGAGGCAGTAATTGACCAGAAAATAGCATGGGCCAGAGCAATACCCACACGAGAGGTGACAAGTATTGTAAAGTTCCAGGCAAAGCTGGAAAGCACATGACTGGCTACAAACAGCACGAAAACCGCGATCAACAACAGCCTGCGTTCCACCTGTCGCGTCAATAGCATCATCGGGAGCGACATGAGCGCCACCAACCAGGCATAAATGGTCAGCATCAGCCCTACCTGCGCAGAGCTCATAGAGAAGCTGGCAGCAATGTCCGACAGTAATCCAACTGGCACAAACTCAGTGGTATTGAATATAAAAGCAGCGATCGCCAGCAGTATAACCCGTAGCCAGGCTGTTTTGCGTGAAACTGTTGTTGGTTGCATGAGGATATACAGTATGTTGGTGGAAAATTAATTTTACCGGAGCCAAACCATAAGCAGAACAAACACACCATACGAATACTCATTCGTCTGTATCGGCGAATAACATAGCCTGCAGCAGAAACAGTATGGTGCGACTGCTCTTAATTATAGGCGGTTTTGCCTGGTCGTCCAGAAACGATGTTAATTGATTTTTCCGATTTATGGCGTCATATCATCAACAGGCAATCGTAACAAAGTGAACAAACCGCTGGATAAATAATACGCCAGAGTACAACTGTGTTATCTCATAATCACATTTTATCAAGGAGTAAAATATGAATCAGCTACACCGCGTAGCCGTTTTAGACTTAGGTGCCATGGGACATGCTTTTTGTACCAATCTGCTCAAGCATCAGTTCACCACTTTTGGCTGGAATCGTAGCAAATCACGCGGAGAAGATCTGGTTGCATTTGGTTTACAGCTGGCAGACAACGTGGAAGATGCAGTTAAAGAGGCAGATGTCATCCTTACCATGTTAGCTAACGGAGAGGTTACGCAGCAGGTAGTGACATCGATATTGAGCACATTACCGGAAAAAGCGATCATTGTTCAGATGGCAACCATCGGTATCGAAACAATACAGCAATTGATGACGTTGATTGCCAGACTTCGTCCCGATGTAAGTTTTATCGATGCGCCGGTTTCTGGTACGAAAACCCCCGCAGAACAAGCACAGATTACTATTCTCGCCAGTGGTGATACTGCCTGCGCACCCCGCCTCGAACCAATTTTTAATGCCATCAGCAAGTCAACACGATGGTTAGGTCCATGTGGCATGGGGTCGAGAATGAAACTGGTCGTTAATGCCTGGCTAATTGCTATGATGCAAGGCGTTGCGGAGAGCACGTCTCTGGCAGCAAAATTAGGATTTTCGCCAGAAGATTTCTGGTCGGTTCTCGACGGAGGTCCCCTGGCAGCCCCCTATATAAAGGGGAAGTTAAGTATGATCGCGACGGAAGATTATACGCCACAAATGCAGCTCACTCATGCGCTCAAAGATGTAAACCTCGCATTGCAGGCAGCCCCGGAAACAACATTGCCAGTGTTACAGACTATTGCCACACTCTGGCAACAAGCAGTCACTGAAGGTTATGGCGAACAAGACTTATCCGTTATCTATCAATATATAAGTCAGGATTCAACGTCACTGCCAGAAAAATAGTGCAGCATATTTGGAGACGTCGGTTGTGAGTTCAACGAACGAATAGCCATCAGAAAGAAGAAGGCGACATTATTAGCGTTCTGTACAACAGCTTGCAATAAATCGACAAACAGCACTCATTTGCGTACCTCGGGCTGTCGCTGTATCGTTGCAGATTACGACAGCCCAAATCGCTTACCACTTAATGTCTAAACCATGGGAAATTTGGTATTCTGTAGCACAATAAGAGGTTTTATTGAAATCATTTTTATCACCGGGGGCATACGATAAGGTTGTCTCACCACTCTGCATGATGACAGGAGCGCTTTATGCTTGATATTCGTTTTCCAACAGCGCTACAGATGGTGCTTTGTATCGCTCAGGCAGAGCGGGAAGGGAAGCGTAGCACCAGTAAAATCCTTGCTGCAGGCCTGGACGCGAACCCGAGTTTTGTCAGAAAAATGATGGTTCCGCTGACCCGTGAAGGTATCATCGTCTCGACATTGGGTCGTAACGGTACCATTCGTCTTGGTCGGCCAGCAGAGACCATTACCCTGTGCGATATTTACATTGCAGTAACCGAAGATAAGCCTTTGCTGGCTGAACGCAAAGAAGTTCCGGCTCGTTGTGTAGTCAGTGCCAACACGTGCTGGTTTTTCAAAGCACTGGCTAAAGAAGCAGATGAGGCGACCAAAGCCGTTCTGGCTAAACGTACTGTCGCAGATGCTCTCAGGGAGATTTGCCATCACAACAAGGGCCAGCACCAAGACACGGTGACAACTTCTGCCTGCAATTAAAAATGATTTTTCATTGCTTCCCTTCCTTCATCTTTTTTTTCTTGTTCTATAATTATTTTTTGCATTTATTGTCCAGCATAAACACTAAAACCTCCGATAATATGCAACAGTAATACTTGCATTAATAACTAACTTGTACTACTTTAAAATATGTTCTTTTCATTGTTGCTTTTTAAGCGTGATGGAAATGCTTACCTCTTATGCTCTGTGGAGAAATGCTCATGCGCCATGATGAATTTATTAACGACCTGGTTGACTGGATTGATTCACACATTGAAGGAAAAATGGACCTGGATACTGTTGCTGCACGGGCAGGGTACTCCAAATGGCATTTACAGCGTATGTTTAAACAGCATACAGGCCAGGCACTTGGGGAATACATTCGCGCACACCGCTTGGCGAAATCCGCTGAGCGTCTTGCTCAGGGTGGTGAGCCGATTCTTGATGTCGCAATCTCTTTTGGTTTTGACTCACAGCAATCTTTCAACCGTAGTTTTAAACGCCAGTTTGGTCAGTCGCCTGGTGCCTGGCGTCGGCAGGCTCAGCCAGTGATGTAATACCGAATCGGGCATGATGCTATAAAACAGTTTTCAGTCAGGACAAAACCAGACAATATACCGCTCTGGATTTAACTAATAGACTGCCAACTGAAGGGATGTCATGCCAATGATTCGGGACTTGCATCGTCACTGCAACATCGCCAGTTATCTTTCAATTGCTGTTGCACTTTTTTTGATTTTTCCATTGCACCTGCTGCCCTGTTTCATTGCGGGTTTTATTGTCTATGAATCGGTTATTTCCCTGGCCCCTCAGGTAGAGCGTTGGGTAAAAGGACCTCTGGCACGCTGGATCGTTATTTTCTTATTAGCTACCATTGTTGTTGTCGCGTTAGCCTTGGGTATCACTAAACTAATCAGCTTTTTACTGCATGATTTTGAAAACCCAAGAGCTTTTCATGCAGCGGCGTCAAAATTACTCGAAGATGCCCAACGTACCCTATCTCCTGTGATCACACGATATCTGCCATCTGACATTGATGAACTTCAACGTTTACTGATTAACTGGATTCGTGAACATCTGGTGGTGGTACAGGATCTTGGTAAAACTACAGCCCATACATTCGCTACGATGTTAATAGGCATGCTGCTGGGCGCCATTGTGTCATTACGGAGCACCCGTCAGCATCAGCCAAATGCTAAACCTCTGTCAGCGGCATTAATGCAACGACTCACTTTACTGGCGACCTCCTTTCATAACGTGGTATTCGCACAGATCAAAGTCTCTTTCGTTAATACTATTCTCACTTCAGCCTTTCTGTTTGGTATCCTGCCGGTTTTTGGTTTGCATTTTCCTTTTGCTAAAACCGTTGTTGTGCTGACATTCGTAGCCGGTTTACTGCCCATTATCGGTAATCTTATTTCGAATACTGTGATTGTGATGATCGGGTTATCAATATCGATCAAAGCTGCGGCCATCGCATTAATTTTTCTTATAGTCGTGCATAAGCTCGAGTACTTTATTAATGCGAAAATTTTTGGCACGCGCATTAACGCAAGTACCTGGGAAATTCTTCTGGCAATGCTTATTTTTGAGTCTGCATTTGGCCTGGCTGGAGTTATTGCTGCCCCCGTCTATTATGCTTATCTGAAAAGCGAACTTCGTCATGCAGGATTAATTTAACAGACAATTCAATCCTGACTGTGTTATCAACAGTCAGGATTGTTGAGGTGGATTAACTGAGCATCATAACAAAAATGACAACAGAGGCAGATTGCGGTTCAAACTCCGCAGACAAGTGGATGTTTTTTCCTCACAATAACGCGGGTAACACCATAAAATACGCTGGCGACCACCAAAGAATTTAAAGCCGGAACACCTGCCTGTACAAAAAATCCAACCGCTGCACCTACTGCGCAGGCAGCAATCGCCGCCCAACCGATCAGAGGCGT is a window from the Erwinia sp. genome containing:
- the fnr gene encoding Fumarate and nitrate reduction regulatory protein (ID:JIFNMEKO_01441;~source:Prodigal:2.6) is translated as MIPEKRIISRRIQSGGCAIHCQDCSISQLCIPFTLNEHELDQLDNIIERKKPIQKGHTLFKAGDDLNSLYAIRSGTIKSYTITEQGDEQITGFHLAGDLVGFDAINGGQHPSFSQALETAMVCEIPFETLDDLSGKMPNLRQQIMRLMSGEIKGDQEMILLLSKKNAEERLAAFIYGLSQRFGKRGFSPREFRLTMTRGDIGNYLGLTVETISRLLGRFQKSGMLAVKGKYITIENHPLLAELAGQSHACA
- a CDS encoding hypothetical protein (ID:JIFNMEKO_01442;~source:Prodigal:2.6), which encodes MFNKGDIVQPKQGGPKMVVVDVVGETLYCQRLDDTADKKVEISSGLVNHYHEDGDFGVC
- the csgA gene encoding C-factor (ID:JIFNMEKO_01443;~source:Prodigal:2.6), translated to MKKILIIGASRGLGHAIVETFIGHDWHVTATVRDQRMLTPLHTLAERHPGQVTIETLDINDQQQLMDLGENLAGQVFDMLFVNAGIPNQDPTQTIAEVSTDEFIQVMVTNALSPMRAVEALQHLLRDDGLIGVMSSGQGSITNNIAGHRELYRGSKAALNMFMRSFAARQDAGSRPLMVMAPGSIKTALGGDDAPLTIEETIPRLVGVLLEKQQRPGLEYLDYQGRTVPW
- the osmC gene encoding Peroxiredoxin OsmC (ID:JIFNMEKO_01444;~source:Prodigal:2.6), which gives rise to MTIHKKGQAHWEGDIKKGKGTISTESGALDAQPYGFNTRFEDKPGTNPEELIGAAHAACFSMALSLMLGNEGFTPESIDTEADVSLDKVDGGFKITRVALSSRITLPGIDADIFDKIITQAKQGCPVSQLLNADITLDYTLN
- the sotB gene encoding Sugar efflux transporter (ID:JIFNMEKO_01445;~source:Prodigal:2.6), translated to MQPTTVSRKTAWLRVILLAIAAFIFNTTEFVPVGLLSDIAASFSMSSAQVGLMLTIYAWLVALMSLPMMLLTRQVERRLLLIAVFVLFVASHVLSSFAWNFTILVTSRVGIALAHAIFWSITASLAIRVAPAGKKNQALGMLATGTALAMVLGLPIGRMIGQYLGWRMTFAVIGAVALLTMVFLARLLPKLPSEHSGSLKSVPLLFKRPALVALYLLIVMVVTAHYTAYSYIEPFIQHIAKMGENFTTFLLLIFGAAGIFGSVFFSTFGNRFPATFLLTAIGLISLCMLSLYIAATHDIAISVLCISWGMAMMVIGLAVQIRVLALAPDATDVAMALMSGIYNLGIGAGALLGNQVSLHWDMDKIGYVGALIGLVSLVWCAWSMRRYPQLRING
- the Hgd gene encoding 2-(hydroxymethyl)glutarate dehydrogenase (ID:JIFNMEKO_01446;~source:Prodigal:2.6), yielding MNQLHRVAVLDLGAMGHAFCTNLLKHQFTTFGWNRSKSRGEDLVAFGLQLADNVEDAVKEADVILTMLANGEVTQQVVTSILSTLPEKAIIVQMATIGIETIQQLMTLIARLRPDVSFIDAPVSGTKTPAEQAQITILASGDTACAPRLEPIFNAISKSTRWLGPCGMGSRMKLVVNAWLIAMMQGVAESTSLAAKLGFSPEDFWSVLDGGPLAAPYIKGKLSMIATEDYTPQMQLTHALKDVNLALQAAPETTLPVLQTIATLWQQAVTEGYGEQDLSVIYQYISQDSTSLPEK
- the nsrR gene encoding HTH-type transcriptional repressor NsrR (ID:JIFNMEKO_01447;~source:Prodigal:2.6), which translates into the protein MLDIRFPTALQMVLCIAQAEREGKRSTSKILAAGLDANPSFVRKMMVPLTREGIIVSTLGRNGTIRLGRPAETITLCDIYIAVTEDKPLLAERKEVPARCVVSANTCWFFKALAKEADEATKAVLAKRTVADALREICHHNKGQHQDTVTTSACN
- the rob_2 gene encoding Right origin-binding protein (ID:JIFNMEKO_01448;~source:Prodigal:2.6), which produces MRHDEFINDLVDWIDSHIEGKMDLDTVAARAGYSKWHLQRMFKQHTGQALGEYIRAHRLAKSAERLAQGGEPILDVAISFGFDSQQSFNRSFKRQFGQSPGAWRRQAQPVM
- a CDS encoding hypothetical protein (ID:JIFNMEKO_01449;~source:Prodigal:2.6), producing the protein MIRDLHRHCNIASYLSIAVALFLIFPLHLLPCFIAGFIVYESVISLAPQVERWVKGPLARWIVIFLLATIVVVALALGITKLISFLLHDFENPRAFHAAASKLLEDAQRTLSPVITRYLPSDIDELQRLLINWIREHLVVVQDLGKTTAHTFATMLIGMLLGAIVSLRSTRQHQPNAKPLSAALMQRLTLLATSFHNVVFAQIKVSFVNTILTSAFLFGILPVFGLHFPFAKTVVVLTFVAGLLPIIGNLISNTVIVMIGLSISIKAAAIALIFLIVVHKLEYFINAKIFGTRINASTWEILLAMLIFESAFGLAGVIAAPVYYAYLKSELRHAGLI